The sequence AATATGCTGGGCATTTATTCGCAGCAAGGTAATGTTACTATTGCTGGAAATGCGCCAGCCGACCTTAAGATCCATGCTGCTCTGATGAGTAGTGAAGGGGAAGTCAGTGTCAATGGATATGCGAATATTTCGCAGCGTGGCCGCGTGCACATTCGGGGATCTCTGGTAGAAAACTGGTACGGTGCGTTTGGTACTTTCAACCCGGACAACAACGCTGACGTTTCAGGGTACGGCCGCAATTTTACTTACGATAAGCGGTTTCGTGAAGGTGTTGCCCCTCCATTCTGGCCTGTGTCTCCTTCCTGGACTACCACTGACGCTGCTCAAAGAGCCCGTCTGGAAGATGTCACTGTTCAGCAGGGGACGGTAGGAGATTTCCAGTGAATATGGGGGCGCGCTGGACACAGGGGATGTCACTGCTTGAACTTCTGATAGTCATGGCTGTGGTCGGCATCCTTCTCAGCATAGGATGGGGGAACTACAACCGGGCAATCTGGGCTAACGAAGTCACTGAGCAAGCCAATATGCTGGCGCGTGACCTTAATGCCTCGCGCTCAGCTGCACAACGCGAGAGTCAGAATATAACGTTAAGTTTTTCCTCTAATAACTATACGTTTGGCCCAGAAGGTACACCAGGAACTCGGCGCGTTCTGAGTAATGGAATCACTCTACAATGCATCACCAATTGTGTTGGCACTTTAACGTATCAAGCGCCTTTTGCTACTCTCAATGATGCTATGGGCCGAGTCTACCGACTTAGTAGTCCACATGGCGGCGTCGCTCCTGTTGAGGTCCGGGTGGTCGGTGTAACTGGCAAAGTCAATGTTGTTCGGGGACAGTCATAATGAGTTTTGTAAAGTTACAGGGTTTTACCCTGGTAGAGATTTTGGTTGCTTTAGCCCTTTTCGCAATACTGGCTGCTGTGTTGTCCTCTACGATCGTTGGACTGTTCGGCAATACTGGCGACAGTCAGCAGCGCCTAAATACCACCACCAATGCCCAGAGGATTCTGGAATCGGTGAAGTCGTCCTGGAACCAGCAGGCTTATTACGATCTGGCCTGCGTCAATGGTCTGCCGGCTGGCTATCAGATAACGATTCAGTCACTCGATAGCAGGGCGCAACCGGTGACTTGGTCTGGGGCGAGAACTGCAGTGGCTAACGTTTGTCCCGCTCTGACTGCCCCCGGGACGATTCCGCCTGCGCCGCCCATGCGCAGAGTCACGGTGACCAGCAGACAGAATAATCAGACCACGACCCTTGTGCTCGACCTGTTGAGGCCGCTATGAATACGAAGAGAGCCCAGGGGTTGACGCTGGTCGAACTGTTGGTCGGTATGGGGATTCTTGCCCTCTTACTGGTAGCCGTCTCCTCCTTCTTCACCAGCACCTCGGACGGTGCCGTGCAGGTCAATACGCGGGCCGAATTGCAGCAGGATGTGCTGAACGTAGAGCAGTTGCTGGCCAGCCGCATCAAAGAGGCCTGGTACATCTATACCCCTAACCGCGGCCAGATCAATCTGGGAACAGGGCAACTACGTCAGAATCCCCTGTCCGGCACTGGTGTGTGGAACCTGGATACAGTCACTGGCACAGTGGACGGTGGGCACATGCTGGCGATGATCTTACCGCCGGAAAATGCTGCGCTGAACTGCACTGCGGATACCAAAGGGTGCTTCCGCTTCTATGCCTATTACCCGGTGAAACGTTCTGTTTGGGTTGCGGGCACAGCAAGCGACGGCGCCAACAATCCAGGCGCTGGCCCTAATGATGCAAACACGTGGGTCCTGGTTGAGTTGCGAGCAAATTACCTTACAGGATTATCCGCTGTGCTGCCTCCGCAGCCCTTGCCAGGCGAATCCAGACCTTTGGCCAGCACCAAACCTGGCGCAGCAAATTTCAACTATGTTCCGGCCATCTCCCTGCCTGCGGCTGCCCCGCCCAACACTGGGTCGGCCAATCTGCTGGCCGATAACATTGCCCCGATGACCGCTTCCGAGCCCATGTTCACCTTCATTCAGGAGCCGGTCGCCAACAATGTGCACTCGGCGGTGAGTACCCAGGAGATTGTGCTGCGTATTGCAGCGGTGCAGCAGGCCAAGGGCCGCGTTATCAGACTGCCGGCAGCCAACAGCTTCTATGAACTGCGTTCCTTCCCCGGGAACCTGGGCCGAAGGTAACGGTCCTTTTCCTTTACTGGACTGCGTCAGCCTATAGCCAGTTGGCTGGCGCTACACTGTGAGCCATGTCCACTCTGGTCTCTGACCGGGTGCAGCATCTGCTGACGCAGGAGCGCATCCTTCTGGCCGACGTTCAGGCCCTGCTGTCCCGCTGCGGCGCTCCCGAAGAAGCGCAGGCCCATGCCCGTCAGGCGCTCTCGGCGCTGGACGAAACCTTTTTGCTGGTGGTGGTGGGCGAGTTCAACGCCGGCAAGAGCAGCTTCGTGAACGCGTTGCTGGGCACCGCTGCGCTGCCCGAAGGCGTCACACCGACCACCGACCGGATTTACGTGCTGGTCAATGGTGAGCGGGCCGGCGAGATGCAGCCCACCGCCGACCCGTTTGTCAGCCGGCTGACCCATCCGCTGCCGGGGCTGGAAGGGGTCGCGTTGGTGGACACGCCCGGCACCAACGCCATCATCCGCCAGCATCAGGCGCTGACCGAGGGCTTCTTGCCCCGCGCCGACCTGGTGCTGTTTCTGACCAGTGCGGATAGGCCCTTTACCGAGTCCGAGCGGCAGTTTCTGGAGCTGGCTGCCCGCTGGGGCCGCAGCGTGGTGATGGTCGTGAACAAGGCCGACCTGTTGGAAACCGCCGAGCAGCGGGAGCAGGTGCGCGAGCACGTGGAAAAAGGCGCACGCGGCGTCCTGGGCCTCAATCCACCGGTGTTTCTGGTGAGTGCCCGCGCCGAGCAGCGCGGCGGCGATGCCGGCTTCGCCGCGCTGCGGGACGCGCTGAGCCGCCGCCTCTCGGAAACCGAGCGCACCCGCCTGAAGCTGCAGGGGCCACTGAACACTGCCGCCGAGCTGCTGGACGGCGAGGTTCGCCGCACCCGCGCCGCCCGCGAAACCCTCAGCGCCGACCTGGAGATTCTGCGCGACCTGGAAGCCCAGCGTGTGCGCCACGGCGAAAGCATGCTGGGCGAGCTGGACGGCCAGCTGAACCGCGTGGGCCGCCTGCTGAGCGAGTTCGAGATGCGGGCCGACCGCTTTATCGACCAGAAGCTGCGCTTTTCCAACGTGCGTGGCCTGATGAATGGCCGCGAGCTAGAAGAACAGTTCCGCGCCGAGGCGGTGGCCGAGTTGCCGGACGCCATCGACCGGCAATTCTCGCACATGATTGACCGATTCGTGGAGGCCAACCTGCACTTCTGGGAAGATGTGCAGGCGTTCCTGATTCGCCGCCAGCCCTCGCAGGAGGTGGCCCGCACCCGGTTCTCCTACGACCGCGCCGCGCTGCTGGAAGGAATTGCCGGCAGCGCCCGCGAGCACCTGGAAACGACCACCGAGCAGGGACTGGCCCGCGAACTTTCACGCGACGCCGAGGACTCCATGAAAGGCATGATCGGTGGCCTGGCCGGCGGCATGGGCCTGGGCGTGGGTATCGGCGCGCTGGTGGGGGCCTCGGCGCTGGACTTTACCGGGGGCATCCTGGCAGGGCTGACGCTGGGAAGCCTGGGCCTGTTCGTGCTGCCCAACAAGCGCCTGTCCGCGCACCGGCAACTGCGGGCACGGGTAGAGGAACTGCGCGAAGTCCTGGAACGCATTGTGCGGCGCGAGTACGAACGCGAGCAGGAGCGGGCCGACACCCGCCTGCGCGACGCCATCAGCCCTTACACGCGCTTCACCGCCCAGGAGGAAGAACGCCTCAGCGCCGCCGAGACCTCGCTGACCCAGCTGCAGGAGCGGTTGCAGACGCTGCGTGCGCAGGTGGCCCAGCTGCAGGCCGACCCGGAGCGGGGCGCGGCGGAGCTGCCCGCTCACGCTGCCGGACTTGCTCCCTGAGCCCCCGGGCTGAGCAGGCAAGGAAGAAGCAGGGCGGCCTGGAGCCGCTGCCCGGCCGCCCTGCTGGCGGCAGGGCCCAAAAGAGCCGATCAGGGTTGGAAATTCAGTGGGGGCCGGTCGCGTGGTGCTGCTGCAGAATCTGCACCGTCTGCTCACGCAGGGCGCGTTCTTCACGCAGGTAGCGCTCGGCAGTCATTTGGATGCCCACGGCGGCCACCACCTGGTTGCCGTACCAGTAGGGCAGCGCCAGGGTGCACTGGTCCGGCAGCCATTCCTCGATGGAGTAGGCGTAGCCCCGCCGCCGGACCCGCGCCAGTTCGGTCTCCCACTCGTCGGCGGTGGAGATGGAAGACGGGGTGCAGATGGTGAATTCCGGCGGCTGCATATTCAAGTAGGCGTACAGCACCTTGCCGCTGGCCGTGGCCGTGCTGGGCAGGTAGGTGTCCAGCGGCATGTCGATATCGGCGGCGGGGTGGCGCTCGCGGATGGCGCAGACCACCTCGGTGTCTTCCAGCAGACACAGGAACGCCACGGTCTGAATATCCAGCGCCAGGTGGGTAATCAGCTGCCGGGCGGCCATGAACCAGGGCAGCGAGATGTTCAGTTGCGCCCCCATTTCCGCCAGGCGCCACGACAGCCGGTAGCGGCCGGCCGGGGTGCGCCGCAGCAGGCCGGCGCCGGTCAGGCCAGCCAGGTAGGCGTGGACGGTGGCGCGGGGCATCTCCAGCTCGGCCGCCAGTGCACGGACACCCCATTCGGGCTGGTCAGCGTCGAAGGCGCCCAGGACACGGGCCGCTTTCTGTAAGGAATGCACGCGTCCAAGATACAGAGACGCATACGGCCTGTATAGTCGCTGGGGGTTAATCCAGTTGCAGTTCCTCGGGCTCGGTCAGCAAGTCTACGGCGCCGGACCCGATTTCGTAGTACCCGCCAATCACGCGGATACGCCCACTGGCCTCTGCCTCGCGGATGACAGCTTGCTGGCGCAGACGGTGCACCTGAAGCCGCACGTTGCTGATCACCGCTTCGCGCATACGGGCCTTCTTGTCGCGGATGGCCGGCAGGTCCTGCACGCTGGGCTGAATCTGCCCGATCAGGCGGCGCAGGTGCTCGGGCTCCTGGTCAATTTCGGCCTGCGTCAGCATGGCGGCCGCCACCGCTCCGCAGCCCTCGTGGCCCAGCACCAGCACCAGCTGCACCTGCAGGTGCCGAATGGCGTACTCCAGCGTACCCAGGCCGGATTCCCCCACCACATTGCCAGCCACCCGCACCACGAACAGGTCGCCCAGGCCCTGGTCGAAGACCAGTTCGACCGGCACCCGGCTGTCGCTGCAGGCCAGCACGGCGGCGAACGGGGTCTGCCCGATAATCTGGGCGCGGCGCTCGTTGGCGCTGATTTCCGGACGGCGGGCCTGACCGGAAAAAAAGCGGGCGTTGCCGTCTTCCAGCGCCCGAATCGCTTCTTCGGGGCTGGAGACCCGGTTGGGCCGCAGCTCGGCGATGTCCTCCATAGAGGCGCCGCGCCGAATGGCTTTGAGCAGCCGCCGCTCCAGCGCCGCACTGAGCAACTGATCGGGCAGCCCGTCGGGCAGCGCTCCAGGCACGGTCGCCGCCAGCGCGGCAGCCGCAGTCTCGGGGGTGGCACTCTGGTCCGGGCGGTCTGGGTTGTGGGACATGGGATTCAGTATCCACCATTGCGCCCTGCGGGGGCCGGGTAGGCAGGTGGCAGCTGGCACCCGTTCAGGCACGTCGTTCCGAGAACTGCTCTAAGCTGGGCCATGCCTCAAGACTGGACCCCCGCTGAGATGCCGACTGAGACAGCGGCCGGGCTGCCGGACGACTCCGGCGACCTGTCCCCCGACCAGATGACCCTGCCGCAGCTGCTGGAGCGCTACGCCATGCTGCGCGACACCGTGCAGGGCCTGGAAGCCGAAAAGGAGGAGCTGGGCGCCCTCATCAAGCAGGCGCTGGCGGCCGGCGAGAGTGCCGAGACGGAGCTCTACCGCGCCGAACTGAAGGTGTCGCGCCGGGTGGAATATCCGCTGGACCGCTTCCGCGAGGTGTTCGGGGACGCCGCAGCGCTGGAAGCGGCCAGCATTGACCGGCGCAAGGCCGAGGCCCTGGCCCGCGCCGGCGACCTGGACGGACAGCGGCTGAAGAATCTGGCCGTGAGCAAAGAGATTCAGGTGCTGCGGCTGGTGCCCAAGACGTTCTAGCCGCAGAGGCTGGGTGAAGGTCCGGCCACCGGCCACGCCCCTCAGCCCACGCCAGGGACAGTGAAACAAAAGGCGTTGCGTTCGTCCCGGCGCTCGGCCCAGGCCTGACCGCCCCAGCCCTGCACGATAGAGCGCACGATATACAGGCCCATGCCGCTGCCCTGCCCGCCGGCGTGCCGGCCACGGGTGTGTGCCCGGAACAGGCCCTCGGTGTCCGAGATGGGCGCACCCTGGTCCAGCACCGCCACCTCTATCCAGGGGCCACTGGGCTGGGTCTGCACCTCTATCTGACCACCTTCGGGGCCGTACTTCAGGGCATTTTCTATCAGGTTCAGCAGCACCTGCAGCAGCTTGTCGGGGTCGGCGCGGACCAGGTGGTCCTCACCGAACTGCACCTGCCCGGCCTTGCGGGGGGCCGCTGCACCGCGGCGCGGCGCGGCCCCGGGCCGGCCCAGGTCGTACTCGGCGGCCAGCAGGCGCTCTACCCGCTCGAACGCTTCGGACAGGGTCAGGGTGCGGGCGCGGGTCGGCCGGAAGCCCACCGCCAGGTCTTCCACCAGCCGGGCCAGCCGCTCGGTTTCCTGCAGGCCCTGCGCCACGAAGCTTTGCTGCAACTCGGCAGGCATGTCGTATTCCAGCGCTTCGAGGATGCCGCGAATGGCCGTGACCGGCGTGCGGAACTCGTGCGACAGCACGGCGGTCGCCTCGCGCAGTTCTGCCTCCCGGCGGCGGTGCTCACTGATGTCTTCCAGGATCAGGGCGCCGCCTTGGCCTTCGGGGCGGGCCTGACAGCGCAGCGTCTTGCCGCTCACTTCCAGTTCCAGCTCGCCGCCCCGGTCAGCCAGGGTTTCCAGGGTGTGGCGGCGTACCACTTCCAG is a genomic window of Deinococcus proteolyticus MRP containing:
- a CDS encoding IclR family transcriptional regulator encodes the protein MHSLQKAARVLGAFDADQPEWGVRALAAELEMPRATVHAYLAGLTGAGLLRRTPAGRYRLSWRLAEMGAQLNISLPWFMAARQLITHLALDIQTVAFLCLLEDTEVVCAIRERHPAADIDMPLDTYLPSTATASGKVLYAYLNMQPPEFTICTPSSISTADEWETELARVRRRGYAYSIEEWLPDQCTLALPYWYGNQVVAAVGIQMTAERYLREERALREQTVQILQQHHATGPH
- a CDS encoding carbonic anhydrase, with amino-acid sequence MSHNPDRPDQSATPETAAAALAATVPGALPDGLPDQLLSAALERRLLKAIRRGASMEDIAELRPNRVSSPEEAIRALEDGNARFFSGQARRPEISANERRAQIIGQTPFAAVLACSDSRVPVELVFDQGLGDLFVVRVAGNVVGESGLGTLEYAIRHLQVQLVLVLGHEGCGAVAAAMLTQAEIDQEPEHLRRLIGQIQPSVQDLPAIRDKKARMREAVISNVRLQVHRLRQQAVIREAEASGRIRVIGGYYEIGSGAVDLLTEPEELQLD
- a CDS encoding dynamin family protein produces the protein MSTLVSDRVQHLLTQERILLADVQALLSRCGAPEEAQAHARQALSALDETFLLVVVGEFNAGKSSFVNALLGTAALPEGVTPTTDRIYVLVNGERAGEMQPTADPFVSRLTHPLPGLEGVALVDTPGTNAIIRQHQALTEGFLPRADLVLFLTSADRPFTESERQFLELAARWGRSVVMVVNKADLLETAEQREQVREHVEKGARGVLGLNPPVFLVSARAEQRGGDAGFAALRDALSRRLSETERTRLKLQGPLNTAAELLDGEVRRTRAARETLSADLEILRDLEAQRVRHGESMLGELDGQLNRVGRLLSEFEMRADRFIDQKLRFSNVRGLMNGRELEEQFRAEAVAELPDAIDRQFSHMIDRFVEANLHFWEDVQAFLIRRQPSQEVARTRFSYDRAALLEGIAGSAREHLETTTEQGLARELSRDAEDSMKGMIGGLAGGMGLGVGIGALVGASALDFTGGILAGLTLGSLGLFVLPNKRLSAHRQLRARVEELREVLERIVRREYEREQERADTRLRDAISPYTRFTAQEEERLSAAETSLTQLQERLQTLRAQVAQLQADPERGAAELPAHAAGLAP
- a CDS encoding PilW family protein — protein: MNTKRAQGLTLVELLVGMGILALLLVAVSSFFTSTSDGAVQVNTRAELQQDVLNVEQLLASRIKEAWYIYTPNRGQINLGTGQLRQNPLSGTGVWNLDTVTGTVDGGHMLAMILPPENAALNCTADTKGCFRFYAYYPVKRSVWVAGTASDGANNPGAGPNDANTWVLVELRANYLTGLSAVLPPQPLPGESRPLASTKPGAANFNYVPAISLPAAAPPNTGSANLLADNIAPMTASEPMFTFIQEPVANNVHSAVSTQEIVLRIAAVQQAKGRVIRLPAANSFYELRSFPGNLGRR
- a CDS encoding sensor histidine kinase; this encodes MSGATPNWLDALPQAVLLYRREQTELGEALVVSGLNRSASELWGVPEHRALGRPLLEVVRRHTLETLADRGGELELEVSGKTLRCQARPEGQGGALILEDISEHRRREAELREATAVLSHEFRTPVTAIRGILEALEYDMPAELQQSFVAQGLQETERLARLVEDLAVGFRPTRARTLTLSEAFERVERLLAAEYDLGRPGAAPRRGAAAPRKAGQVQFGEDHLVRADPDKLLQVLLNLIENALKYGPEGGQIEVQTQPSGPWIEVAVLDQGAPISDTEGLFRAHTRGRHAGGQGSGMGLYIVRSIVQGWGGQAWAERRDERNAFCFTVPGVG
- a CDS encoding pilus assembly FimT family protein, whose amino-acid sequence is MGARWTQGMSLLELLIVMAVVGILLSIGWGNYNRAIWANEVTEQANMLARDLNASRSAAQRESQNITLSFSSNNYTFGPEGTPGTRRVLSNGITLQCITNCVGTLTYQAPFATLNDAMGRVYRLSSPHGGVAPVEVRVVGVTGKVNVVRGQS
- a CDS encoding prepilin-type N-terminal cleavage/methylation domain-containing protein; the encoded protein is MSFVKLQGFTLVEILVALALFAILAAVLSSTIVGLFGNTGDSQQRLNTTTNAQRILESVKSSWNQQAYYDLACVNGLPAGYQITIQSLDSRAQPVTWSGARTAVANVCPALTAPGTIPPAPPMRRVTVTSRQNNQTTTLVLDLLRPL